Proteins encoded by one window of Desulfovibrio sp.:
- a CDS encoding ACT domain-containing protein: MRLEVVEGEFTVSKVSGMHEVNLAAPWLFIGRTDAETSVVCLSAHAPVHCLAREDGWRAFRVAGQMDFGLTGVLAGLATVLARASVSIFALSTFDTDYILVKKENLSKALEALASAGHEVEWLG; encoded by the coding sequence ATGCGTCTTGAGGTAGTTGAAGGGGAGTTTACTGTCAGCAAGGTGTCCGGCATGCATGAGGTAAACCTTGCTGCTCCCTGGCTTTTTATTGGCAGAACCGATGCCGAAACTTCCGTAGTATGTCTGTCTGCTCATGCCCCGGTGCACTGTCTTGCACGCGAAGACGGCTGGCGCGCTTTTCGGGTGGCAGGACAAATGGACTTCGGCCTGACGGGCGTGCTGGCGGGTTTGGCCACGGTACTGGCTCGGGCGTCTGTCAGCATCTTCGCGCTTTCCACGTTTGACACAGATTATATTCTGGTTAAAAAGGAAAATCTGTCCAAAGCCCTTGAGGCCCTTGCATCGGCCGGGCACGAGGTGGAATGGTTGGGCTGA